A single region of the Thermoanaerobacter uzonensis DSM 18761 genome encodes:
- the thrB gene encoding homoserine kinase: MESDMVKVRIPASSANLGPGFDCIGVALNLYTEISMGFIEEGLLIEVSGEDYKEIETTEDNLVYKAAKKVFEKTETQYEGLKIEIKNGIPIGSGLGSSAAAIIGGMLAANELAGGILTHEEILDLAASMEGHADNVGPALNGGLNITVFDGVSTYYVKKELENDLKFITFTPKKVLKTEIARSILPKKVDFKDAVFNTGRSSLLTAALFSGRYDLLKIASQDMLHQKYRSKLIPEMYACFEKALEAGAYSVFLSGAGPTIMAICSEDKVDKVIERVGSVYTGMEIDYRVYKLHCENNGAQVSKVSLSV, from the coding sequence ATGGAGAGTGACATGGTAAAAGTGAGAATTCCCGCTTCTTCAGCAAATTTGGGACCAGGCTTTGACTGCATAGGAGTGGCACTAAATTTGTATACGGAAATTTCCATGGGATTTATAGAAGAAGGGCTCTTGATAGAGGTTTCAGGAGAGGACTATAAAGAAATAGAAACGACTGAAGATAATCTTGTCTACAAAGCGGCTAAAAAAGTTTTTGAAAAAACTGAGACGCAATATGAGGGATTAAAAATAGAGATAAAAAATGGTATTCCGATAGGGAGTGGTCTTGGAAGTAGTGCGGCAGCAATAATTGGCGGAATGCTAGCAGCAAATGAACTTGCAGGGGGTATTTTAACCCATGAGGAAATTTTAGACCTTGCGGCTTCTATGGAAGGACACGCTGATAATGTAGGTCCTGCTCTAAATGGGGGATTAAATATAACTGTTTTTGACGGGGTAAGTACTTATTATGTAAAAAAAGAATTAGAAAATGATTTAAAATTTATCACTTTTACTCCAAAAAAAGTTTTAAAGACGGAAATAGCAAGGAGCATATTGCCCAAAAAAGTAGATTTTAAAGATGCTGTATTCAACACAGGTAGGTCTTCTCTTTTGACAGCTGCTTTGTTTAGTGGAAGGTACGATTTGTTAAAGATTGCCTCTCAAGATATGCTCCATCAAAAATATCGCTCTAAACTTATACCTGAAATGTATGCCTGCTTTGAAAAAGCTTTAGAAGCAGGTGCTTATTCTGTTTTTTTAAGTGGAGCAGGCCCCACAATTATGGCTATTTGTTCGGAAGATAAAGTAGATAAAGTAATAGAAAGAGTGGGGAGTGTGTATACTGGCATGGAGATAGATTATAGAGTGTACAAACTCCATTGTGAAAATAACGGTGCTCAAGTTTCAAAGGTTTCTCTATCAGTATAG
- a CDS encoding S41 family peptidase, with translation MKRFLALILTFLIAASLAFTVPVHVFAESSTQTTTDQQLYDNLADIGSIMKYITDNYIGDVTYDQLKEAALKGIFSSLDEYSTYFTKEEFKDFTKNTSGTFSGTGMVLTEKDGKIIVTSVLEGSPAEKAGIKSGYIIKAVNDKSVEGMNINDVVNMIIGDEGTKVKVTFDVGGSMREFELTRQIIRVNPVSYKIIDGIGYIKIQEFNENTISNIANALTYMDNNGINKIVLDLRDNPGGLLTQAVSVANFFVPKGAVLTVETKNGENEMYYSYLNNPKYKLAVLINGNTASAAEILAGAIQDTKAGILVGEKSFGKGTVQSVVPLPDGSGFKLTIARYKLPSGRYIDKQGLKPDIYVVNTQYTPSFKFNGTLKVGSRGNDVKILQKNLNILKFNAGPEDGIFGPKTANAVKQLQEKAGLTPTGVFDKNTYDALVKLLEELNNKDIQLDKAIEVLKKI, from the coding sequence GTGAAAAGATTTTTGGCTCTAATTTTGACATTTTTAATCGCTGCAAGTCTTGCTTTTACTGTTCCAGTACATGTTTTTGCTGAATCTTCAACGCAAACCACGACAGATCAACAACTATATGATAACCTTGCAGACATTGGTTCTATAATGAAGTATATAACAGATAATTATATTGGAGATGTGACGTACGATCAACTCAAAGAAGCGGCTTTAAAAGGAATTTTTTCAAGCCTTGATGAATATAGTACATATTTTACAAAAGAAGAGTTTAAAGATTTTACTAAAAATACTTCTGGAACTTTCAGTGGGACAGGAATGGTCTTGACTGAAAAGGACGGGAAAATTATTGTAACTTCTGTTTTAGAAGGTTCACCTGCTGAAAAAGCTGGAATCAAAAGTGGTTATATTATAAAAGCGGTAAACGACAAAAGCGTTGAGGGAATGAATATAAATGACGTAGTAAACATGATAATTGGGGATGAAGGTACAAAAGTAAAGGTCACTTTTGACGTAGGAGGGTCAATGAGAGAATTTGAACTTACCAGACAAATAATTCGTGTCAATCCAGTTTCTTATAAAATAATCGATGGAATTGGATACATAAAAATACAAGAATTCAATGAAAATACCATATCTAATATAGCAAATGCCCTCACGTATATGGATAATAACGGCATAAATAAAATCGTCCTTGATTTAAGAGATAATCCCGGTGGACTCCTTACACAGGCGGTAAGCGTTGCAAACTTTTTTGTTCCAAAAGGAGCTGTATTGACTGTAGAGACAAAAAATGGAGAAAACGAAATGTATTATTCTTATCTCAATAATCCTAAGTATAAATTAGCAGTTTTAATTAACGGCAACACTGCTTCTGCAGCTGAAATATTAGCAGGGGCTATACAGGATACTAAAGCGGGTATATTAGTGGGAGAAAAATCTTTTGGAAAAGGGACTGTCCAATCAGTAGTGCCATTGCCAGATGGAAGTGGTTTTAAGCTTACAATTGCAAGGTATAAACTCCCTTCAGGCAGATATATTGACAAACAAGGCTTGAAACCAGATATATATGTGGTAAATACTCAATATACTCCTTCATTTAAATTTAATGGCACATTGAAAGTAGGTTCCAGAGGAAATGATGTGAAAATTTTACAGAAGAATTTAAATATATTGAAGTTTAATGCGGGTCCGGAAGATGGTATTTTTGGACCTAAAACGGCGAACGCTGTAAAACAACTGCAAGAGAAAGCGGGATTAACTCCGACAGGGGTTTTCGATAAAAACACTTATGATGCATTAGTTAAACTGCTTGAAGAATTAAACAATAAGGATATTCAATTAGATAAGGCAATAGAAGTATTAAAGAAAATATAA
- the thrC gene encoding threonine synthase has product MGWEGLIKAYREFMPKIKEENIVTLKEGNTPLYEATNLQKLFPGIKIYLKYEGLNPTGSFKDRGMTVAVSQAKEEGSNAVVCASTGNTSASAAAYAAKAGLKSIVLIPGGKIALGKLAQAIAYGAKVIAIDGNFDDALRLVREISKKFPITLVNSINPYRLEGQKTASFEICDELKDAPSYVALPVGNAGNITAYWMGFKEYYNAGKIKKLPKMLGFQAAGAAPIVENRIIENPETIATAIRIGNPASWDKAVAARDESGGLIDKVTDEEILEAYALLAKKEGIFAEPASAASIAGVIKKYKEGFFKEGESVVCVLTGNGLKDPDTAVKLGREIKTIETNLKALEEVLYGE; this is encoded by the coding sequence ATGGGGTGGGAAGGCCTAATAAAAGCTTATAGAGAGTTTATGCCTAAAATAAAAGAGGAAAATATAGTTACCTTAAAAGAAGGTAATACACCTCTTTATGAGGCTACCAATCTTCAAAAACTTTTTCCAGGCATAAAAATATATCTGAAATACGAAGGGTTAAATCCAACAGGCTCTTTTAAAGACAGGGGTATGACTGTAGCTGTGTCGCAGGCAAAAGAAGAAGGTTCTAATGCAGTTGTGTGCGCTTCAACGGGGAATACTTCCGCTTCTGCCGCTGCCTATGCAGCAAAGGCAGGGCTCAAGAGCATTGTACTTATACCTGGCGGCAAAATTGCTTTAGGAAAGCTTGCTCAAGCCATTGCTTATGGTGCTAAGGTTATTGCCATAGATGGAAACTTTGATGATGCTTTGAGGTTAGTTAGAGAGATTTCAAAAAAATTTCCCATAACGCTGGTGAATTCTATAAATCCTTATAGGTTAGAAGGACAAAAGACAGCTTCTTTTGAGATATGTGACGAACTTAAAGATGCTCCTTCCTATGTTGCGCTTCCTGTGGGAAATGCAGGGAATATAACAGCTTATTGGATGGGTTTTAAAGAATATTATAATGCGGGGAAAATAAAGAAACTTCCTAAAATGTTAGGTTTTCAAGCAGCTGGGGCTGCACCTATCGTTGAAAACAGAATAATTGAAAATCCTGAGACTATTGCAACAGCAATACGAATAGGTAATCCTGCCAGTTGGGATAAGGCTGTCGCTGCGAGGGATGAGTCGGGTGGACTCATTGACAAAGTTACAGATGAAGAAATACTGGAGGCTTATGCGCTTTTAGCCAAGAAGGAAGGTATTTTTGCAGAGCCTGCTTCAGCAGCTTCTATTGCAGGAGTTATTAAGAAATACAAGGAAGGATTTTTTAAAGAAGGAGAATCTGTTGTTTGTGTTTTAACGGGAAATGGATTAAAGGATCCAGATACTGCTGTTAAATTAGGTAGAGAGATAAAAACGATAGAGACGAATCTAAAAGCATTGGAGGAAGTTTTATATGGAGAGTGA